ACACCCATGCTGAACAGCCACGGATCCAGGCTCACGTTCGAGACCTTCACGCCGGCCGCCTTCACATCGCTCGACAGCCACACCTTCTTGACGTCGGCATTGAGGAACCAGTTCTTGGTGAGCTTGTAGTCCATGCCGATCTGCAGGGCCGGCGCCACGCTCCAGCTATCGAGCGACAGCGAATTGTTGGCAATGTCGGCGCCCCAGATGCGCGTGAAGTTCAGGCCAGCGCCGATATACGGGCGGAAGGTGCCGTTGGGAATGAAGTGATATTGCACCAGCAGCGTCGGCGGCAGATGCGTGAAGGAGCCGATCTTGTTGCCATCCAGGTAGACGTTCTGCTTCTGCGGCACGGTCAGCACCAGCTCGGCGGCGATGTGCGGCGTGAAGAAGTAGGTGACATCGAGTTCCGGAATCCACTTGTTGTTGACCGTGATGCGGTCCGAGGCGCCAACGCCGCCGATCGGGTCGGACTTGCCGGCCATGTCGAGATAGGTGCTGCGCAGGCGCACCATCCAGTTGCCCTGCGCTTCATCGGCAGCAGCAGCGGGCGTCGCGGCAACGGCGCCGAGCACGGCAAGGGTGGCAATGGCAGTGGTGCACAGACGGGTATGCAGGTGCTTCTTCATGATGGTTGGCTCGTGTTTTAGGAAACTTCACGCACAGTTTGGCGCAGCGTTTCCGGTCGAGCCTTGACCGAAAGCAAGAAGATGGGCATCGGTGGCGCACGCGTGCGCATGCGTCGCCGCGTTGCGACAGTCCCGGCCCGCGCCGCGCGCTTTCGCATTTCCAATCCCGGGCCGGGCTTCTAAGGACATGCGCAAATATTCGTGGCGGCAAGTTTGCACCCGCCTTACGCTGTGCACACAGTCAAGCAACGAGCATGTCGTGGGCGTCCCGCAAGGGCGTCTTTCCGGGTGTGCCCCGTGGGGGCGGGGCACACCGGTTTTTCTGCGCCGCGGCCTTGAGCCCGGGCGCGGGCGGCATCAGTCGGCCAGGGCTTGTTCGCGCCGCACCTGGCTGGCTGCAAGCAGGTGACGGTTCACGCCCGACACCACGGCCTTGAGCGATGCCGTGATGATGCTGGCGTCGATGCCGGCGCCGAAGCCCGTGGCGGAGTCTCCTACCCGCACTTCCACATAGCAGGCCGCGGCAGCATTGGCGCCGGACGACAGCGCGTGCTCGTGGTAATCCATCACGCGCACCGGCATGTCCAGCGCGCCTTTGAGGCCGCTGACGAATGCATCGATCGGGCCGTTGCCCCGGCCGTGCGCGCGCAGCGCTTCGCCATCGCGCAGCAACGTTACTTCGATTTCCACCTCGCCGTTGTTGCCGGACACCATCTGGTGGCCTACATAGCGCAGCGGCGCCTCATGTTCGAGATACTCGCGCTTGAACAAGCCATACAAGTCATCGGCGCTGGCTTCGAGCCCGCTCTCGTCGGTCATCGATTGCACCGCGCGGCTGAACTCGATCTGCAGGCGGCGCGGCATATAGATCCCGTGCACCTGTTCCAGCAGGTAGGCCATGCCGCCCTTGCCGGACTGGCTGTTGACGCGGATCACCGCATCGTAGCTGCGGCCAAGGTCGGCCGGGTCGATCGGCAGGTACGGCACCTCCCAGATCGCATCCGCCTGCTGCTGCGCGAAGCCCTTGCGAATCGCATCCTGGTGCGAGCCCGAGAAGGCCGTGAAGACGAGGTCGCCCACATACGGGTGGCGCGGGTGCACGGGGAGCTGGTTGCAATCTTCCACGCACTGGCGCACTTCATCGATGTCGGAAAAATCGAGCCCGGGGTCCACGCCCTGCGTGTAGAGATTCAGCGCCAGCGTCACCAGGTCGACATTGCCGGTGCGCTCGCCATTGCCAAACAAGCAGCCTTCCACGCGATCGGCGCCGGCCATCACGGCAAGCTCGGCGGCTGCCACTGCGGTGCCACGGTCATTGTGCGGGTGCACCGACAGGACGATGTCCGCGCGCCGTGCAAGATGCCGGTGCATCCATTCGATCTGGTCGGCAAAGATATTGGGTGTGCTGCATTCCACCGTGGTCGGCAGGTTGAGAATGAGCGGGCGCGCGGCGCTGGGCTGCCAGATCGCCGATACCGCATCGCAAACCTCGAGCGAGAAATCCAGCTCGGTCATGCTGAAGGTCTCGGGCGAGTATTCGTAGGTCCATGCCGTCTCGGGCATGCCGTCGGTCAGTGCCTTGATCAGGCGGGTGCCCGCCAGCGCGATCTCCTTGACCTCATCGCGGCTTGCACCAAACACGATGCGGCGAAACGCGGGAGCGATCGGGTTGTAGAGGTGCACCACGGCGCGCGGCGCGCCGCGCACGGATTCGATGGTGCGCTGTATCAGGTCCTCGCGCGCCTGGGTCAGCACCACGATGGTCACGTCGTCCGGGATGCGGTCTTCCTCGATCAGCATCCGCACGAAATCGAAATCGGTCTGCGAGGCCGAGGGGAACGCCACTTCGATCTGCTTGAGCCCGATCTTGACCAGTTGCTCGAAGAAGCGGAGCTTGCGCTGCGGGTTCATCGGCTCGATCAAGGCCTGGTTGCCATCGCGCAGATCCGTGCTCATCCAGACCGGCGCGCGCGTGATGCGCTTGGCGGGCCAGGTTCGGTCGGCGATATCTACGGTCGTGGCGGGGCGGTACTTGGTGGCGGGGTTGCGCAACATCATGACGGTTCTCCTTCCTCGCGGGAAGATGCAAGACACAAGAAGCAAAATGCAAAATGCAAAAGCCAGGACGCAAGATCGCCAGGGCGTTGAAGCGCTCGATAGCGAAGGCGTCAGAAAGCCAATGCGGAAAAAGGGTGGCGCGAGGCTGCCGAACTGCCACTAGGCACTAGGCCCGGCAACCGATCAGTAGGTCTAGCAGTAGCGAGGAGGAAAGACGCGGCGCCGACAGGGCCGGAGCAACTAGCGCAATGGCGGTGCCCAGCGCGCAACCTGCTGCCGGCACGCGCGCGGCTGCAGCGATGCGGGAGGCATCGGCGGCGCGGCGGTGGAAGCAGGTGGCTTGGTGCATTGCGTAGTGTGTGGGAAGCGGTGCGGATGACGTGGCTTACGCCTTGACGCGGCTTATGCCTATTACCGAGGTGCGTCGTCACTTGTGCTTGTCATGCATGCCGAGCCCGCTTTTCAGCGGTCGGCATCCGGCAAGAATAGTCGAGAACGCGAACGGGCGTCAAGGACGAGTGCGCCGAGCCCGGCGGATGGCCGGATGGCCGGCCATCTCCGCCCGGCCATCCGCACGGACTTGTGACTGAGCCCAGGCGTGCGTCAGCGTACATAA
The Cupriavidus basilensis DNA segment above includes these coding regions:
- a CDS encoding OmpW/AlkL family protein, whose protein sequence is MKKHLHTRLCTTAIATLAVLGAVAATPAAAADEAQGNWMVRLRSTYLDMAGKSDPIGGVGASDRITVNNKWIPELDVTYFFTPHIAAELVLTVPQKQNVYLDGNKIGSFTHLPPTLLVQYHFIPNGTFRPYIGAGLNFTRIWGADIANNSLSLDSWSVAPALQIGMDYKLTKNWFLNADVKKVWLSSDVKAAGVKVSNVSLDPWLFSMGVGYRF
- the leuA gene encoding 2-isopropylmalate synthase encodes the protein MLRNPATKYRPATTVDIADRTWPAKRITRAPVWMSTDLRDGNQALIEPMNPQRKLRFFEQLVKIGLKQIEVAFPSASQTDFDFVRMLIEEDRIPDDVTIVVLTQAREDLIQRTIESVRGAPRAVVHLYNPIAPAFRRIVFGASRDEVKEIALAGTRLIKALTDGMPETAWTYEYSPETFSMTELDFSLEVCDAVSAIWQPSAARPLILNLPTTVECSTPNIFADQIEWMHRHLARRADIVLSVHPHNDRGTAVAAAELAVMAGADRVEGCLFGNGERTGNVDLVTLALNLYTQGVDPGLDFSDIDEVRQCVEDCNQLPVHPRHPYVGDLVFTAFSGSHQDAIRKGFAQQQADAIWEVPYLPIDPADLGRSYDAVIRVNSQSGKGGMAYLLEQVHGIYMPRRLQIEFSRAVQSMTDESGLEASADDLYGLFKREYLEHEAPLRYVGHQMVSGNNGEVEIEVTLLRDGEALRAHGRGNGPIDAFVSGLKGALDMPVRVMDYHEHALSSGANAAAACYVEVRVGDSATGFGAGIDASIITASLKAVVSGVNRHLLAASQVRREQALAD